A stretch of the Malus sylvestris chromosome 10, drMalSylv7.2, whole genome shotgun sequence genome encodes the following:
- the LOC126588028 gene encoding uncharacterized protein LOC126588028, whose protein sequence is MINSRKGNTKKMSYYNICGCNKLVKMSYIILFNLLIIGSSLITRSISTAMEDIGDEMNNDLLEQLMSSQEDMMQVAGYGEEKLSTVLITGSVHCEEACINRNNLNSLHSDQTDRDHQLHRHAWPLPGALVSVNCRVSGRRRKSSLAQGVTDEFGEFMIDLPSNLHAIPNLDKTCCVRVLGIPKNAQCRPASVRRHKGLKLSSVGNGIRTYTAGRIRFQHLTSKPSQACVEEASNNQM, encoded by the exons ATGATCAACTCACGTAAAGGAAACACAAAGAAGATGAGCTACTACAATATTTGCGGCTGCAACAAGCTTGTCAAGATGAGCTACATCATTTTATTCAACTTGTTGATCATCGGCAGCAGCCTCATAACGCGATCAATTTCAACGGCGATGGAGGATATTGGTGATGAAATGAATAACGACCTGTTAGAGCAGCTCATGTCCAGCCAAGAAGATATGATGCAGGTTGCTGGATATGGAGAAGAAAAGCTTTCCACCGTCCTTATTACAGGCTCAGTCCATTGCGAGGAGGCTTGTATTAATCGTAATAATTTGAATAGTTTGCATTCTGATCAAACTGATCGTGATCATCAGCTTCATCGTCATGCATGGCCTCTACCAG GAGCTTTGGTGTCTGTCAATTGCCGTGTTAgtgggagaagaagaaaatccAGTTTGGCACAAGGCGTCACAGATGAATTCGGGGAGTTCATGATTGATCTTCCTTCCAATCTACATGCAATTCCCAACTTGGACAAAACATGTTGTGTTAGAGTACTTGGGATACCAAAGAACGCACAATGCCGACCAGCTTCTGTCAGGAGGCACAAAGGACTCAAACTATCGTCGGTTGGTAATGGCATCCGAACCTACACCGCCGGAAGGATAAGGTTCCAGCATTTGACCTCTAAACCTTCACAAGCATGCGTGGAGGAAGCAAGCAACAATCAGATGTGA